Genomic segment of Bacteroidota bacterium:
GCAAGTGGTAATTTGCTTTTGTTTGGTGGATATGGACATACAACAACATCAACACCCGGTTTTCTCAGTGATCTTTGGAGTTTTGATAGGGCTACAAGGGTATGGACATGGATAAAAGGAAACCAGACTTTAAATGCTTTAGGAGATTATGGTACAATGACTGTGGCTAGCTCAAATAATAAACCTGGTGGACGAAGACTTGTGACGACTTGGCAAGACTCGAATGGCGATTTTTGGCTTTTTGGTGGATTTGGCCATAATATTAATCTTAGTCCAATGCAATTAGGTGATTTGTGGAAATATAGTACTGCAACTGGTAATTGGACATGGATGAAGGGGAATAATTCACTTCCTAGTGGAGGGGTATATGGAACGAGAGGAATTTCTAATGCTAATAACAAGCCCGGTTCAAGGTATAAGTCTTCCGGTTTTTTAGGTACTGGAAATAAACTTTGGTTGTTTGGTGGCGATGGAGAAGGAGCTTTTGGAAATGGAAGACTAAATGATTTGTGGGCATACGATATAGGGACTAATAGATGGACATGGATGAGTGGTTCACAAGAAACAGATGAAGCCAGTACATATGGCTTACAGGGAGTGCCTTCTGCAAACAACACTCCTGGTGCCCGAGATTTAGCATCCGCCTGGACTGATCAAAGCGGAAATTTATGGTTGACCTTTGGGGAAGATACTTGGAACATCTACAATGAATTGTGGAAGTATAATGTATCAACAAATCAATGGACATGGGTAAGAGGGAATAATTTAACTGAAGATATTTTCCCTGCGACATATGGAGTTCAAGGTACATCTGCAGTCGCTAACAAACCTGGTGGAAGATATGAAGCAGGTTACTGGAATGATGGGGCTAGTTTTTGGCTATTTGGTGGAACAGGAAGAGCAAATACTTTTAGTGGATATTTGAATGATCTATGGAGATATAATTCATCAACAAATGAATGGACATGGAAAAAGGGGGCAAATGCAGCAAATCAAAAAAGTAATTATGGTACTATGGGAATTTCATTAGTATCTAATGCTCCTGGGGGGAGACTTTCAATGTCAACCTGGAAAGACAATAATGGAAAATTATGGATGTTTGGAGGTTCTGGTTTAGGAGGTGGGTATGTAGAAGGATATTTAAATGATTTATGGAAGTATGATACTGTAGCGAATCAATGGACCTGGATAAAAGGTGATAGCACAGTAAATGATGCCGGAGATTATGGCTCTATTGGAGTACCATCTGCTTCAAATAAACCTGGAGCAAGAATAAATGCATGTACATGGACAGATGTAAGTGGAAATTTATGGTTGTTGGGTGGTGAAGGTTATGATAACGCCGGAATCTCAGGGAAACTGAATGATCTATGGAAGTATGATATTGCAACAAATCAATGGACTTGGATAAAAGGAAATGATTTTGCAAATGCTTACGGATATTATGGTGTTAAAGGCATTAGTGGAGTTGATAATATGCCTAGTGCAAGGACTGATCATATTTCCTGGAGCGATATATCAGGTAACTTTTGGCTTTTCGGCGGCAATGGTTATGACACTTCTGGGACTCTTGGTTATCTTAATGATTTATGGAAATACAATACAACAATAAATGAATGGACATGGATAAAAGGAGACAATCGTAAAAATGTATTTGGTGTATATGGTACAACCGGGAAGTCTGGAGTATTAAATAAACCAGGTGGAAGAACTAAGGCTTCTGGATGGATTGATATAAATGGAATTTTTTGGCTATTTGGTGGCGAAGGATATGCAGGCTCTGGTTCTGGACTATTGAATGATTTATGGAAGTATAATCAAGGTACAAATCAATGGCAATGGGTAAAAGGAGACTCAATTGTTTATGTATCGAGTGTTTACGGTATATTAAATACACCGAATAATTCAAATAAACCAGGCGGAAGAAATGGGTCAGTTGCATGGAAAGATAATAATAGTAGCTTATGGATGTTTGGAGGTTCTGGCTTTTCACAAAACAATTATAATGATAACTTGAATGATCTATGGAAGTATTATCTGCCTTGTTCATCAGAGATTACAATATCAGCGATTTCTAATATTGTTTGCTTTGATGGTAATCCTGTACAACTAACTGCTTCTGGTGGGTCTTCTTATGAATGGTATAAAGATGGAGTTTTGATTCCCGGCGCCACAGGTCCTTCGTATAGCGCCACAACAACAGGCTCCTACTATGCAAAAGGCAATGCAGGTTCCTGCACTAATGTATTTTCGAATGAGATTTTGCTCCAGGTGCCACCTGTAGCTCCTCAATTAACTGGCACGGGTATTTACTGCGAAGGGGTATTAGTAAATGTGGGCATCCCAGTCACCGAAATTTCACAATCTTATACATGGTTACGTAGCGGCTCACCGACATATGGTCCTATTGGTGGTAATGGCGGCAATCAAAGCCTGCAGTTTAATATGGTAAGTTTTGATGATGGAGCTTATAGAGTAGAATCAAGTAAGGAAGGATGTCCCTCGGTATATTCCCCTACGGTAAATGTTTATTATGGAGGCATTACAAACTTGTCGACGACTGCAATAAGCTCAAACTCTGTAAGCTTCTCATGGCTCGATTATAATAATCCGATTAAAAAATTTCAATATGCAGTTACTACTTCTTCCTTTCCACCGGCTAATGGCATTAATACAACTTCAACATCAGTGACCGTTGGTTCTTTGTTTTCATGCGTCACGTATTATATTCATGTCAGAGGAGCAACTATTCTGGATCTGGACGATCCGAATACGTTCTCCTTCTGTGATAACTGGACTACTATAAGTTTTAATACACCACCGGCAGGTGCAATTCTATGGACAGGCACTGTTGATACAGATTGGTTTAATCCAGAAAACTGGACATGTAGTTTTGTGCCTTTGCCTAATTCTGAAGTAGTGATTAATGGTAGTAAACCACATTACCCAGTCATTACTTCCAATGTAACTGTAAAAAAACTTACAATTAATTCGGGGGCTTCAGTAAATGTAGAACCTGATGTGATATTAACTATTACAAGCCAGTAAAAAATTAAGTTGAGCGGAAGACGGGACTCGAACCCGCTACCTACAGCTTGGGAAGCTGTCGCTCTACCAGGTGAGCTACTTCCGCTTGTATCCTGTTGGCTATTGTGACTAATTTACGAAACTGTATTTGAAAATGTAATTTTCTTATTCAGCCAACTTTCTTTTACTGGTATCAGCCAGTTGTTTTCAAGTTCTTCTTTTGTCTGTACAGGATTGTTGAAGTAGAGTGTATCAGCGGAAATAAAACCATTGTCAACACCGTATTGTAATTGTGAAAGTGGTAGTAATTGGATCCGATAGTTATCGGATTTATCTTTTACTACAAATGCCAGAGTAGTACGATCGAATAGAGTTACTTTATACTTCTGCTCAATGTCTTTGATCAATCGGACTGAGCTATCTGTACTACATCCGCTTACACCGGTTGCTTTTTCATCGGCCATTAAAATTATAAATTGTCCAAAGAATAAATAGCCGGCGCCTTTTACCGGCGTACCATGTGAAAGCCATTTGCTGGAAAAATCATTCAGTATGTCTTCTATTTCAAATGCTTCACTTAAACTGAATAACCTGTTGCTTTGATATATCCATACACGACTATCAGAAGAAAAATTTTCGTCGAGGAGATTTTTATAATCCAGATTCATTTTGCAAATTTAATCCAAACTGGCGGCAATCAATTCCGCAACATCCATCACCTGCACATTATCTTCTTTTTCTGCCTGCTTTACGCCGTCGGTAAGCATTGTATTGCAAAACGGACAGGCAGCAGCAATAATGTTTGATCCCGTTGCGATGGCTTCATTGCTCCGATCAACATTTACTCTTATTGTTCCCTTTTCTTCTTCTTTAAACATTTGTGCACCACCGGCGCCACAGCATAATCCATTACTGCGGCAGCGTTTCATTTCTACAAGTTCAGCATCTAATGCTTCCAGTACTTTTCTTGGCGCTTCATAAATATCATTTCCACGGCCGAGATAGCAACTGTCGTGATAAGTAATTTTCTTGCCTTTGAATGAACCGCCTTCTTTCATTTTTATTTTTCCTTCATCAATCAGTTGCTGCAATAAGACAGTGTGATGTATCACTTCATAATCACCACCGAGTTCTTTGTATTCATTTTTTATTATATTAAAACAATGCGGACAGGTAGTTACGATTTTTTTTATACCATAATTATTTAAAGTCTGTATATTATGGTAAGCCATCATCTGGAACATAAATTCATTGCCTGCACGACGTACCGGGTCACCGGTACACATTTCTTCTTTACCAAGTATTGCATAATTTATTCCAACTTTATCCAGGATCGTAGCAAATGCTTTGGTGATTTTTTGTGCCCGTTGATCAAAGCTTCCGGCGCATCCAACCCAAAACAATATATCCGGCGATTTTCCCTGTGCAAGTAATTCAGCTACCGAAGGAACATTCATAAGTCCAATTTTGCCCAAATCTAAAACATAAACCTGTATCCGGATACTTTTCATTCAGTCGGCCAGTTTATATTTGCTGCACTGCATGAAAGTTAAAAAATTTTTTGAGCGACTTACCAATTGGGAACTCTGGAATTTCTATGTTCTCTATTTCCCTCTTTCATTTGTGTGGCTATGGTATTGCATCCGTAGCGGCTCATTCTGGTTTTTTAGTTCTTCCAACCCAACGATCACTTTTGGTGGTATGGAAGGAGAAGGCAAAAAAGAAATGTATGATCAATTGCCGGAGCAATTTGTTCCCCGTACCATTTTTATCATGCACGACTTACCGTTTGAGGAAGTAAAAGGTAGAGTTGAAGAAGCCGGGTTTACATATCCGTTTATTGTAAAACCCGATATCGGAATGAAAGGAATTTTGTTCAGGAAAATTGAAAATGAAGAACAATTAAAAAAATATCATGAAAGGATACCGGTTGAATATATCATCCAGGATCTGATAATGTTGCCGGTGGAAGTAAGTGTATTTTATTACCGTCATCCTGCAGACAAAAAAGGAATTGTTAGCGGATTTATTCATAAAGAATTGTTGCATGTGGTAGGTGACGGAAAGAGTGATCTTGAAACATTGATAAAAGATCATGCCCGTGCAAAACACCGCTACGATGAAATGAAACACCGGCATGGTCATCGTTTTGAAAGAGTAATTCCGGCAGGAGAAATTTTTTACCTGAGCTATGCAGGTAATCATAACCGCGGCGCCCATTTCACTAACCTGCATAAGGAAATAGATGAACGGCTGCATAAAGTATTTGATGATCTGTTTGATTACAATAAGAAATTTTTTTACGGACGTTATGATATTAAGACTACATCTATTGAAGATCTGAAACAGAGTCGCAACATTATGATACTTGAATATAATGGATGCGGCGCCGAGCCCAATCATATTTACGATTGTGGTATGAGTTTGTTCAGCGCTTATGCTGAAATACTGAAGCATTGGAAAGCTTTGTTTGAGATCAGCCGCTACAATCATCACAACGGCACGCCTTACTGGTCCTTCATGAAAGGCTACCGGTTTTTACAGGTATCAAAACAGCACTTTAAGATGATCGAAAAATACGATTGAGCTTTTGTATTTTCGTTCTATGCATCCCTTGCTAAAAATATTTTTTACCGGCTTGCTGGTAAGTTTTGTGGGTTCATTGCCACTTGGCACATTGAATGTAGCGGCCATGCAGATATCAGTGAGTGATGGAATAACGCAGGCTATGTTGTTTTCCCTCGGCTCATTGATCGCCGAGATAATCTATGTGCGAATGTCACTGGTAGCAATGGATTGGATAAGAAAACAGGAATTGTTTTTTAAAATACTGGAATGGGTAACACTGGCAATCGTAGCGGCACTGGCGGTATTTAGTTTTTATGCTGCTTTACATCCGTCGGAGAGTGAAAATAAAATCCTGAGTAGTCAATTGCCAAACATTTTACTGGGTTTTATAATGAGTGCTTTGAATCCCGTTCAAATTCCTTTCTGGTTTGGCTGGAGTACTGTACTGTTCAGTAAAAAAATATTATTGCCACGAAATGATCATTATAATTTCTATATCATCGGTATCGGTATCGGTACTTTTATCGGCAATCTTCTTTTTATTTTCGGAGGACAATTTATTGCTGATAAGATCAGTAATAACCAGCACATCCTTAGTTGGATAATAGGAGGAATATTCAGCATCACAGCACTTATTCAATTATGGAAGATAATGAAGAAAAAGGATGCGGTTCACCAGATTGAACACCCCGAGGAAGTAACACAAGGTATGCAAGACAAGATTGAAAAAATTGTAGAAGAAGCCGATAAGAAATTCAGTAAACACTAAAAATAATATATGCCAATAAGAGATGCACTCATCCCAGAGTATGAAATGGAATTGAAAAACACCCGTAAAATGCTTGAAAGGGTACCAATGGAAAAAGCTGACTGGAAGCCACATGAAAAGTCAATGTCCTTAGGGAGGCTGGCAGCTCATGTTGCCGAAACGCCTATTTGGATGACAAAGGCAATCATCGATGATGAAATTGATTTTGCAAACGGTTTTGAAAATAATAATCCTGCAACTAAAGAAGAGTTGATAAAACTTTTTGATGAAAGCGCAGCTAAAGCAATGGAAGAACTTAAAAAAGTTTCTGACGAATCATTTCTTTGTAACTGGGTAATGCGAAGAGGCGATCGTGTATATGCCACTATGCCAAAAGTTATTGTTGCAAGAAATTTCGGCATGAATCATTTGTATCATCACCGCGGGCAATTGTCTGTATATTTAAGGTTATTGGATGTGCCGGTGCCCGGTATGTATGGCCCCAGCGCAGACGAGGGAAGATAGTAATACACTAAAACCACCAACATGCAAGATTCTGGTAAGGCTGCATTAAAGCAAACTCTCGGTTTGCAATTCGTACTTGTATTTGTAATTGCCAATATTCTCGGCTCAGGTGTTTATAAAAAAGTAGCGCCGATGGCGGATGCGCTGCATTCATCAGGCTGGGTGTTGATAGCATGGGTAATCGGTGGTATTATTAGTTTATTTGGTGCATTGAGTTATGCTGAAGTAGCGGGACTGCTTGCAGATACGGGAGGAGATTATTCTTATTATAAAAAGATCTACAATAAGTTTTTTGCATTTCAGTTTGGGTGGTCAACGTTTACAATTATACAAACAGCAGCTATCTCTTCATTGGCGTATGTATTTGCACAATCACTTCACAATATTGCTCACTTTCCACCAGTACTTGAATCCTCATCTAATTTTAATATTGCTGGCATTTTTTATCCTTTCAGGGATTTTAATGTAAAACTTACTGCAATCTGTTTAATTCTTTTGCTCACCTGGGTCAACACACAAGGACTGAAAACAGGTGCATGGTTGGGAACAGTTATTCTTTTACTAGTGTTTGCCGGTTTATTTACCATTATATTTTTTGGATTGACAAGTAAGGAATCAAATCTTAGCATGGCCTTTAGTTTGGATACAACCAATAATCAACCTGTAACATTCAGTGCGATGTTTACCGCTATGCTTGCTGCATTCTGGGGTTATCAGGGCTGGGCATCGGTAGGATATATTGGCGGCGAAGCAAAAAATGCCAATCGAAATATTCCCCGTGGAATTGCTATCGGAGTTTTTATTGTCATCGCATTATACTTGTTGGTGAATACAGCTTATCTATCATTGCTTCCAATTACTTCGCTTGAACAAATAAAAACATCATCCAGCGGTATTGCTGCTGTTGAGGCGGTAAAAGTTTTTTGGGGCAGGGGAGGGGAGTTGTTTATTTCTGTTTTGATACTGATAACGACATTCGGTTGCACACATGCTACTATTATTTCAAGTTGTCGTATTTATTATGCAATGACAAAAGAAAAAATGTTTTTTAAACCCGTTGCCGAACTCAACAAACATGCTGTTCCGCATAACTCACTTTTTTATCAATGTGTGTGGGCAAGTATCTTGGTGTTGTCAGGAACATTCGACCAGTTAACTGATATGATCATTTTTGCCGTATTTGTTTTTTATGGCGCTACAGCATTTGGTGTTTTTGTGTTGAGAAAAAAGATGCCGGATGCACATAGGCCGTATAAAGTGTGGGGTTACCCGATAGTTCCTGCAATTGTGATAATAATTTCTGCTGCATTGTTTGTAAATACAATTATCACACAACCAAGAGAAGCAGGAATAGGTTTGGCATTAATGGCTACCGGTATACCAATGTGGTATTGGTTCAATAGAAAAAAAGATTAGAAACGATAACCA
This window contains:
- a CDS encoding (Fe-S)-binding protein — translated: MNVPSVAELLAQGKSPDILFWVGCAGSFDQRAQKITKAFATILDKVGINYAILGKEEMCTGDPVRRAGNEFMFQMMAYHNIQTLNNYGIKKIVTTCPHCFNIIKNEYKELGGDYEVIHHTVLLQQLIDEGKIKMKEGGSFKGKKITYHDSCYLGRGNDIYEAPRKVLEALDAELVEMKRCRSNGLCCGAGGAQMFKEEEKGTIRVNVDRSNEAIATGSNIIAAACPFCNTMLTDGVKQAEKEDNVQVMDVAELIAASLD
- a CDS encoding lysine transporter LysE → MHPLLKIFFTGLLVSFVGSLPLGTLNVAAMQISVSDGITQAMLFSLGSLIAEIIYVRMSLVAMDWIRKQELFFKILEWVTLAIVAALAVFSFYAALHPSESENKILSSQLPNILLGFIMSALNPVQIPFWFGWSTVLFSKKILLPRNDHYNFYIIGIGIGTFIGNLLFIFGGQFIADKISNNQHILSWIIGGIFSITALIQLWKIMKKKDAVHQIEHPEEVTQGMQDKIEKIVEEADKKFSKH
- a CDS encoding amino acid permease; this translates as MQDSGKAALKQTLGLQFVLVFVIANILGSGVYKKVAPMADALHSSGWVLIAWVIGGIISLFGALSYAEVAGLLADTGGDYSYYKKIYNKFFAFQFGWSTFTIIQTAAISSLAYVFAQSLHNIAHFPPVLESSSNFNIAGIFYPFRDFNVKLTAICLILLLTWVNTQGLKTGAWLGTVILLLVFAGLFTIIFFGLTSKESNLSMAFSLDTTNNQPVTFSAMFTAMLAAFWGYQGWASVGYIGGEAKNANRNIPRGIAIGVFIVIALYLLVNTAYLSLLPITSLEQIKTSSSGIAAVEAVKVFWGRGGELFISVLILITTFGCTHATIISSCRIYYAMTKEKMFFKPVAELNKHAVPHNSLFYQCVWASILVLSGTFDQLTDMIIFAVFVFYGATAFGVFVLRKKMPDAHRPYKVWGYPIVPAIVIIISAALFVNTIITQPREAGIGLALMATGIPMWYWFNRKKD